One Faecalicatena sp. Marseille-Q4148 DNA window includes the following coding sequences:
- the galE gene encoding UDP-glucose 4-epimerase GalE, producing the protein MAILVTGGAGYIGSHTCIELLNEGYEVVVVDNLCNSCEESLKRVEEITGKTVKFYEADLLDRDALEKIFAAEKVESVIHFAGLKAVGESVQKPLEYYHNNITGTLILCDVMRNHGVKNIVFSSSATVYGDPAFIPITEECPKGVCTNPYGWTKSMLEQILTDLHTADAEWNVVLLRYFNPIGAHKSGKIGENPKGIPNNLMPYITQVAVGKLKCLGVFGDDYDTPDGTGVRDYIHVVDLALGHVKAIKKLEAKEGVSIYNLGTGNGYSVLQMVKAMEKACGHEIPYEIKPRREGDIATCYADPSKAKRELGWEAQRGLDEMCEDSWRWQSQNPNGYEE; encoded by the coding sequence ATGGCAATTTTAGTAACAGGCGGTGCAGGTTATATCGGAAGCCACACATGTATCGAACTTTTAAACGAGGGATATGAAGTTGTTGTAGTTGATAACTTATGCAACTCTTGCGAAGAATCTTTAAAAAGAGTAGAAGAGATTACAGGAAAGACTGTAAAATTCTACGAAGCAGATCTGCTTGACAGAGATGCACTTGAGAAAATCTTTGCAGCAGAAAAAGTAGAATCTGTAATCCATTTCGCAGGTTTGAAAGCAGTTGGAGAATCTGTTCAGAAGCCTTTAGAATATTACCATAACAATATTACAGGTACATTGATCCTCTGTGATGTTATGCGCAATCATGGCGTAAAGAATATCGTATTTAGTTCTTCTGCAACAGTATACGGTGATCCGGCATTTATTCCGATTACAGAAGAATGTCCGAAAGGCGTATGTACAAATCCATATGGATGGACAAAGTCTATGCTGGAACAGATCCTGACGGATCTTCATACAGCAGACGCTGAGTGGAATGTTGTGTTACTTCGTTACTTTAACCCAATCGGAGCACATAAGAGCGGTAAGATCGGAGAGAATCCAAAAGGAATTCCAAACAATCTGATGCCGTATATTACACAGGTTGCAGTAGGAAAACTGAAATGTCTTGGAGTGTTCGGAGATGATTACGATACTCCGGATGGAACAGGTGTAAGAGACTATATCCATGTAGTTGACCTTGCACTTGGTCATGTGAAGGCAATTAAGAAATTAGAAGCGAAAGAAGGTGTTTCCATCTACAACTTGGGAACAGGAAACGGATATTCTGTTCTTCAGATGGTAAAAGCAATGGAGAAAGCATGTGGACATGAGATTCCATATGAGATTAAACCTCGCCGTGAAGGCGATATTGCAACTTGCTATGCAGATCCTTCCAAAGCCAAAAGAGAACTGGGCTGGGAAGCACAGCGCGGATTGGATGAGATGTGTGAAGATTCCTGGAGATGGCAGTCACAGAATCCAAATGGTTATGAAGAATAA
- a CDS encoding DHH family phosphoesterase: protein MNKKVRLKGQLRLYMQWPAFMTILLIAMNFWIFRLDRKAGGLMAVFVVIYAAIVGIMYLYNRSLILTDMIEFAAQYGVVQNRLLKELAVPYAILLDDGKLIWMNSEFEEILGPYKRKDSYMREYIKELNKGVFPKSDNEKKELAVTFNDRDYIAELCRVSVEGFTETEQVVELPEHKDYFIALHLKDVTEINKYRDLIEEQKMIAGLVYIDNFDEVMESVEEVRQSLLLALIDRKINQYMANVDGIVKKLEKDKYFIVLKKSGLEQMKEDHFSIMEDVKNVNVGNEVPATLSIGMGLNSSTYIQSYNNARVSIDLALARGGDQAVVKDSDGITYYGGKREQTSKNTRVKARVKAEALREFIMAKEKVIVMGHKIADVDSFGAAIGIYRAVTNLGKKAHIVLNDITMSVRPLYEFFSNNSAYPDDLFITSDEIRRFVDGSTMAVVVDTNKPEMTECEELLRLAQTIVVLDHHRRGDRIIENAVLSYIEPYASSACEMVAEILQYIVDDVDLTRMEANSMYAGIMIDTNNFMNKTGVRTFEAAAFLRRAGADITYIRKLFRDDMESYRAKAEIVRSTEVYRDVYAIAIGTNTNLDSPTIVGAQAANELLNIAGIKASFVFTEYNGKIYLSARSIDEVNVQVIMERLGGGGHLNIAGAQFPHTRLSEAVTQLKMTIDEMIEKGDL from the coding sequence ATGAATAAAAAAGTTCGTTTAAAAGGACAGCTCCGTCTGTATATGCAGTGGCCGGCTTTTATGACGATACTGCTGATCGCGATGAATTTCTGGATCTTCCGGCTGGATCGGAAGGCAGGAGGGCTGATGGCTGTTTTTGTTGTGATCTATGCTGCGATCGTCGGTATTATGTACTTGTATAACCGCTCGCTGATTCTGACAGATATGATTGAGTTTGCGGCTCAATACGGTGTTGTGCAGAACAGGCTTTTGAAAGAGCTGGCAGTCCCGTATGCGATTTTGCTTGATGATGGGAAACTGATCTGGATGAACTCGGAGTTTGAGGAGATTCTAGGCCCATATAAGCGTAAGGATTCGTATATGAGGGAATATATTAAGGAATTGAATAAAGGTGTATTTCCTAAGTCGGACAATGAGAAGAAAGAGCTTGCAGTGACATTTAATGACAGAGATTATATTGCAGAGCTGTGTCGTGTTTCTGTAGAAGGTTTTACAGAGACGGAGCAGGTTGTTGAACTTCCGGAGCACAAGGATTATTTTATTGCGCTGCATTTAAAAGATGTGACAGAGATCAACAAATACAGGGATTTAATTGAAGAGCAGAAGATGATCGCAGGTCTTGTTTATATTGACAATTTTGATGAGGTTATGGAGAGTGTCGAAGAGGTAAGGCAGTCACTTCTTCTTGCGCTCATTGACCGTAAGATTAACCAGTATATGGCTAATGTGGATGGAATTGTAAAGAAGCTTGAGAAAGATAAGTATTTTATTGTTCTGAAGAAGAGTGGGCTTGAACAGATGAAGGAAGATCATTTTTCTATTATGGAAGATGTGAAAAATGTTAATGTAGGCAATGAGGTTCCGGCTACATTAAGTATTGGTATGGGATTGAACAGCAGTACTTATATTCAGAGCTATAATAATGCCCGCGTATCTATCGACCTTGCTCTTGCAAGAGGCGGAGATCAGGCGGTTGTGAAAGATTCCGACGGCATCACATATTATGGCGGTAAGCGTGAGCAGACAAGTAAAAATACGCGTGTAAAAGCCCGCGTGAAAGCAGAAGCGCTCCGTGAGTTTATTATGGCGAAAGAAAAAGTAATTGTGATGGGACATAAGATTGCGGATGTGGACTCTTTTGGTGCGGCTATCGGTATTTATCGGGCGGTAACAAATCTTGGAAAGAAAGCTCACATTGTATTGAATGATATCACAATGTCAGTGCGTCCGCTTTATGAGTTCTTCTCCAATAATTCAGCGTATCCGGATGATTTATTTATTACGTCAGATGAGATCAGAAGGTTTGTGGACGGAAGCACAATGGCAGTCGTAGTAGATACAAACAAACCGGAGATGACAGAGTGTGAAGAATTATTAAGACTTGCACAGACAATCGTTGTATTGGATCATCATAGAAGGGGAGACAGAATTATTGAGAATGCGGTGCTCTCTTATATTGAACCGTATGCTTCTTCAGCCTGTGAGATGGTGGCAGAGATTCTGCAGTACATTGTAGATGATGTAGATCTTACAAGAATGGAAGCGAACAGCATGTATGCCGGCATTATGATCGATACGAATAATTTTATGAATAAGACAGGGGTAAGGACATTTGAGGCGGCAGCGTTTTTAAGAAGAGCAGGCGCAGACATTACTTATATTCGGAAATTATTCAGAGATGACATGGAGAGCTATCGCGCGAAGGCAGAAATCGTCCGGTCAACGGAAGTGTACAGAGATGTTTATGCGATTGCGATCGGAACAAATACGAATCTGGACAGTCCTACGATCGTGGGAGCACAGGCGGCAAACGAGCTTTTGAATATTGCCGGAATCAAAGCATCATTTGTATTTACTGAGTATAATGGAAAGATTTATCTGAGTGC